One window of the Amia ocellicauda isolate fAmiCal2 chromosome 18, fAmiCal2.hap1, whole genome shotgun sequence genome contains the following:
- the ddost gene encoding dolichyl-diphosphooligosaccharide--protein glycosyltransferase 48 kDa subunit, translating to MAAAGMCVRARAVVSGFSGALLCLCVLLVTLHRAVADGRTLVLLDNVNIKDTHSIFFRSLTDRGFELTFKTADDPSLSLIKYGQFLYDHLIIFSPSVEDFGGNINVETITAFIDGGGNVLVAANSDIGDPLRELGSECGIEFDEEKTAVIDHHNYDVLDPGEHTLIVADPENLLKAPTIVGKASGKPVLFKGVGMVADPDNPLVLDILTGSSTSYSFFPDRPITQYPHAVGKNTLLVAGLQARNNARVVFSGSLEFFSDAFFNAPVQKATPGSQRYAQTGNQELAVALSRWVFKEEGVLRVGAVSHHPVGEISPPSAYTITDLVEYTIVIEKLSEGKWVPFDGDDIQLEFVRIDPFVRTYLRKKGGKYSVQLKLPDVYGVFQFKVDYNRLGYTHLYSSTQVSVRPLQHTQYERFIPSAFPYYASVFSMMGGLFLFSIVFLHMKEKEKSE from the exons ATGGCCGCTGCGGGGATGTGTGTTCGGGCTCGGGCTGTGGTGTCTGGGTTCAGCGGGGCGCTCCTCTGCCTGTGCGTCCTGTTGGTGACTTTGCACAGAGCCGTGGCCGACGGGCGGACCCTGGTTTTGTTGGACAACGTCAACATCAAAGACACGCACTCGATATTCTTCCGGAGTCTGACCG ACCGTGGGTTCGAGCTGACCTTCAAGACCGCAGACGATCCCAGCCTCTCGCTCATCAAGTACGGGCAGTTCCTGTATGACCATCTCATCATCTTCTCCCCCTCAGTGGAAG attTCGGAGGCAACATCAATGTGGAAACCATCACTGCCTTCATCGATGGGGGGGGCAATGTCCTGGTTGCTGCCAACTCTGACATCG gcgaCCCTCTGCGTGAGCTGGGCAGTGAGTGCGGGATCGAGTTTGACGAGGAGAAGACTGCTGTGATCGACCATCACAACTACGATGTGTTGGACCCTGGGGAG CACACCCTGATAGTGGCTGACCCAGAGAACCTCCTGAAGGCCCCGACCATCGTGGGCAAAGCCAGCGGGAAACCGGTGCTGTTCAAGGGAGTAGG GATGGTGGCCGACCCTGACAACCCCCTGGTGCTGGACATCCTGACCGGCTCCTCCACATCCTACTCCTTCTTCCCAGACCGACCCATCACTCAG TACCCTCACGCAGTGGGCAAGAACACGCTGCTGGTGGCGGGGCTGCAGGCTCGGAATAACGCCCGTGTCGTGTTTAGCGGCTCCCTGGAGTTCTTCAGCGATGCTTTCTTCAACGCGCCTGTGCAGAAGGCTACACCCGGCTCCCAGAG GTACGCTCAGACTGGGAACCAGGAGCTGGCAGTGGCTCTGTCTCGCTGGGTGTTTAAGGAGGAGGGGGTACTGCGCGTGGGTGCCGTGTCACACCACCCCGTCGGGGAGATCAGCCCCCCCAGTGCCTACACCATCACTGACCTTGTG GAGTACACCATCGTGATTGAGAAGCTGTCCGAGGGGAAGTGGGTTCCCTTCGACGGCGATGACATCCAGCTGGAGTTCGTGAGGATCGACCCTTTTGTCAGGACCTACCTGCGGAAGAAAG gtggGAAATACAGTGTGCAGCTCAAACTCCCTGACGTGTATGGGGTGTTCCAGTTTAAAGTAGACTACAACAGACTGGGATACACTCACCTGTACTCCTCCACACAG GTGTCAGTGCGCCCTCTGCAGCACACTCAGTACGAGCGTTTCATCCCCTCTGCCTTCCCCTACTACGCCAGCGTCTTCTCCATGATGGGTGGGCTCTTCCTGTTCAGCATTGTCTTCCTGCAcatgaaggagaaggagaagtcggagtag